DNA sequence from the Paenibacillus azoreducens genome:
GCCCGTCTTTACGATGCCTGAGCCGACCGGCAGTTACGCTATCGGCACCGTATCCCGGCATCTAACGGATGACTCGCGCCAAGAGACCTTAAGCTCCGATCCGGACGATAAGCGGGAGCTCATGGTGAGTATTTGGTATCCGGTAGACCGGAACCAAGCCGTTGGCAAACCCAAAGAACATTATCCGTCCGAAGTGGGCGAAGCGATCAGCCTCGTTTTTGGCATTCCCAAGCTGGTATTCAGCCATGTGACGGAAATTCCGACGCATGTAGTATACGGAGCGGAGTTGTCCGCTGCCGAAAACAAGTACCCGGTGCTGCTGTTTTCGCCGGGGGTCCGTTCAACACGTTTCCAAAGCATGACGGCTATTGAAGAATTGGTCAGCCATGGATATATCGTGGTAGGCATGGATCATCCTTATACATCGGCCAAGGTCGAGTATCCGGATGGCAGAGCAGTCTTCTATGAACCTGATCCTGCCTATCCTACATCGGCAGAGGTATATGAGCAAAACGTAAAAGGTGTCGGTATCCGCGTGGCGGATGCGCGTTTTGTTCTGGATATGATCACGAAGTGGAACGAAAACGATCCGGACCATATGTTCGAAGGGAAGCTGGATTTGGAGCGCGTCGGCATCTTTGGGCATTCGTATGGCGGGGCAACAACGGCTGAGGCCATGGCGCAGGATTCGCGTTTCAAGGCAGGCGTAAGCCTGGAAGGCGGATTCTGGGGAACCGTCTCCCATACCGGATTAAAGCAGCCGTTTATGTATCTGATGACAGGCGGCACGGCGGAGAGCCTTCAACCAACGACTGTCAAAAAAGACAAGGTATTTTACGAGGAATTTGCCCCTGATCTGGATTCCGTCATGACCAAAAGCACAAATGACACCTATTATCTGACCATTGATCACTTTTTCCATCAAAGCTTTACCGATATAGCCCTGCTGGCTCCTGCGATGTTTGCCAAAGAGATGAGCGCAGAGCATAATATCGATATTACCAGATCATACGTGAGGGCTTTTTTCGACCAATATTTGAAAGATGAACGTCAAGACCTGCTCGAAGGACCGTCGTCTGATTATCCGGAGGTGCAGTTTGACGGGAAATATACGAAAAGAAGAGTACAATAAGATAAGAAAGCCGCTGGGGGGATGGGCGTGAAAGGAATGACAAGGGGCCAATTGGCCAAACGAACCGGTTTGAGCATGGCAACTCTCCGATATTATGAGGAAAGCGGCGTCCTTCCCGCCCCCCGCCGGGTAGAAAACGGGTACCGCATCTACACCGATGATTACTTAGTGAAAATCAAGTTCATTAAGGATGCCAAATCACTTGGTTACTCGCTTAAGGAAATAGGTGCAGCGCTAAAGATGCTGAGCCAGGATATGGAGGCAGAGACGTTGGAGGCGCTTGTCCAGGGCAAGATCAAGGAGATTGAAGAGAAGATTCAATCGTTGGAGTCTATCAAGTCCATGCTTTCGGGTTTGCTTCAGACGCCCCAGGAGGACGTTCACAATTACCTGCGGTCGTTTCGCGTGCCAGAAGACTGAGGGGATTGCCGTTCGGTCACGAACTTAGTTTCAGCTTAAGGATGAATCGAGTGGGCCGGGAGTTGCCATTGGCAATCAAATAGGATCAAAAATAACGACAGCGGCAGCTTGAACATGTAATTCATGTTCCAAGCATGCCGCTTTTTATTAAGATTAAAGATAGTTACGGAAGGATTATTCTCTCCCTTTATTTTTTTGTAATATTCCCCAGGCAAGTGAACCAATTAAAAGCCCATGACAATACATAGTGAAGATCATTTTAAAGAAAGGAGCAACTCATTGGAAATCGATGAATTAAACGATCTTGTAAAGCAGCATGGCAAAGCGATTTACGGGTTTTGCCACAAGCTTACCGGAAACAAGGCGGACACGGACGATCTTTATCAGGAAACGTTCCTTAAAGCAATGGAAATGCTCCACAAAATGGATGCAAGCCATAATCCCAAATCATTTCTAATATCCGTCGCCATTCAATTGCGCAAAAACAATCGGAGGAAATTTGCTTGGAGACGCCGGATTGCGCCTACAGTGGAGTTCAAAGAAGAAGTGGACAAGATCTGCCCTCCTGATGGAGAAGCAAGCCCGGAGAATGCCGTCCTGTCCGATGAGCTTCGAGGCATGATTCGCGATGCCGCTGACAGCCTGAATGATAAGTTGAGGATACCGCTTTATATGTACTACACG
Encoded proteins:
- a CDS encoding prolyl oligopeptidase family serine peptidase → MRVFEIIVILADLAVAGGILYIRKNRRLDAGLLTFSVLALLLHGIIEHFRIQMVPAYAVSLALIIVLIRRLVKPGGIIKPRSLLKKSLLSIVVLVFAGVSVGLSILLPVFTMPEPTGSYAIGTVSRHLTDDSRQETLSSDPDDKRELMVSIWYPVDRNQAVGKPKEHYPSEVGEAISLVFGIPKLVFSHVTEIPTHVVYGAELSAAENKYPVLLFSPGVRSTRFQSMTAIEELVSHGYIVVGMDHPYTSAKVEYPDGRAVFYEPDPAYPTSAEVYEQNVKGVGIRVADARFVLDMITKWNENDPDHMFEGKLDLERVGIFGHSYGGATTAEAMAQDSRFKAGVSLEGGFWGTVSHTGLKQPFMYLMTGGTAESLQPTTVKKDKVFYEEFAPDLDSVMTKSTNDTYYLTIDHFFHQSFTDIALLAPAMFAKEMSAEHNIDITRSYVRAFFDQYLKDERQDLLEGPSSDYPEVQFDGKYTKRRVQ
- a CDS encoding MerR family transcriptional regulator → MKGMTRGQLAKRTGLSMATLRYYEESGVLPAPRRVENGYRIYTDDYLVKIKFIKDAKSLGYSLKEIGAALKMLSQDMEAETLEALVQGKIKEIEEKIQSLESIKSMLSGLLQTPQEDVHNYLRSFRVPED
- a CDS encoding RNA polymerase sigma factor; translation: MEIDELNDLVKQHGKAIYGFCHKLTGNKADTDDLYQETFLKAMEMLHKMDASHNPKSFLISVAIQLRKNNRRKFAWRRRIAPTVEFKEEVDKICPPDGEASPENAVLSDELRGMIRDAADSLNDKLRIPLYMYYTAEMSVEEIASVLKIPPGTVKSRLFQARKAMKKILEVESL